The window GCACCGCCGAGGCTCCGGCAGCGATTTGCATAGCATCCGGGGCCAGACCTTCACTGTTAACTTTCCAGATATGCACAGCCAGTGTTTCGGCCGGACGGAACGGGTTAAGCGGTGAGTTCGAATGCAGCGGATTCCAGTCTGAGAAATTCAGACGCGGGCTGCTCATCCCAGCAGTGAACATAAGTGCCGCCGCTTCCCCGAAAACGCGTCCTGCGGACAGGATCGTTCCGGTGATGATCGTAGGCAGGGCTACCGGAAGCAATACTGAAGTTACAATTTTCCATTTGGAAAGCCCGAGCGCAAATCCTGCTTCCTTCTGCTGCTTCGGTACGGTGCGGAAAGCCTGCTCCGTAATCCGCACCATCAGCGGCAGGTTGAAGAATGTCAGGGCTATCGCACCGGAGATCAGTGAGAAGCCAAGATCAAAGTAATTGACGATCAGGAGGAGGCCGAAAAGACCCACAACAATGGACGGGAATGACGAGAGCACCTCTACGATCAGACGAATGAAACCGGTAATCTTACCGGGACGCGCATATTCCGCCATATAGATCCCAGCGCCAAGTCCGAGCGGAACGGTGATGATCAAGGTGAGCACCAGCAAATACAACGAATTGAACAGCTGCGGCCCTACTCCTCCGCCAGCGCGGATTTTTTGCGGTGCTGAGGTCAAGAAGTCCCAGCTGATATGATTGAGTCCACGGACCAGGATGTAACCCAGCAGTCCAACCAGAATGGCTACAATCAGCAATGCGAAAAAGACGATAAGCGTAGTGGCAATTTTGTCTGCAGTTCTCGGCTTCAAATCTTATTTCTCCTTTCGAGCATTCTTACGAGGAGGACGAAGATAAACGTCATCAGCATAAGAAC of the Paenibacillus pedocola genome contains:
- the pstA gene encoding phosphate ABC transporter permease PstA, translated to MKPRTADKIATTLIVFFALLIVAILVGLLGYILVRGLNHISWDFLTSAPQKIRAGGGVGPQLFNSLYLLVLTLIITVPLGLGAGIYMAEYARPGKITGFIRLIVEVLSSFPSIVVGLFGLLLIVNYFDLGFSLISGAIALTFFNLPLMVRITEQAFRTVPKQQKEAGFALGLSKWKIVTSVLLPVALPTIITGTILSAGRVFGEAAALMFTAGMSSPRLNFSDWNPLHSNSPLNPFRPAETLAVHIWKVNSEGLAPDAMQIAAGASAVLVIMVLLFNLLARYFGRFIYRKLTASKRMN